One Psychrobacillus glaciei genomic region harbors:
- a CDS encoding papain-like cysteine protease family protein has translation MKRTLTAVLASAMLLLSACSANSDTKEAEVNKKVDTKASAETTVAVKPPTIEGKDFDEMGGADAYAFAGDNKNSRYYKTPDFYHAKSDDQLLIIENFKTFQQTTEWSCGPATSLMVANHFGVTDLTEMDIAEKMKAMTDLDTPGAKPGSANNFPEYGSDVGQLNGFFSSLEGFEVVDTSYRENVAASDLIKDTDGATENNVGNLPATFTWNSLYASENTDTTEAWVKDAKDSYFVKWLTGHISNNRPIMVEWSDWDGHWQAIIGYDNNGTPGIGDDMLIFADPYDTSDQWQDGYYFYPLERWFAQWNDRNIAPKPFQLQPYIVVDKKK, from the coding sequence ATGAAAAGAACCCTTACAGCAGTTTTAGCATCCGCAATGCTATTATTATCTGCATGCTCAGCAAACTCAGATACAAAAGAAGCGGAAGTTAATAAGAAAGTAGATACAAAAGCGTCAGCCGAAACTACTGTGGCAGTTAAACCACCAACAATTGAAGGTAAAGATTTTGATGAAATGGGTGGAGCAGATGCTTATGCATTTGCAGGGGATAACAAGAATTCTCGCTACTACAAAACACCAGATTTTTATCATGCAAAGTCCGATGATCAGTTACTTATTATAGAAAACTTTAAAACGTTCCAACAAACGACAGAATGGTCTTGTGGTCCAGCTACATCCTTAATGGTAGCAAATCATTTTGGTGTAACGGATTTAACGGAGATGGATATTGCTGAAAAAATGAAAGCAATGACGGATTTAGATACACCAGGAGCTAAGCCTGGTTCAGCAAACAACTTTCCCGAATACGGTTCGGATGTTGGCCAACTCAATGGTTTCTTCTCGAGTCTAGAGGGGTTTGAAGTAGTCGATACAAGCTATCGTGAGAATGTTGCAGCATCTGATTTAATTAAGGATACAGATGGTGCTACAGAAAATAACGTAGGTAACCTTCCTGCTACATTCACTTGGAATAGCTTATATGCTTCCGAAAACACTGATACTACAGAGGCTTGGGTAAAAGATGCAAAGGATAGCTATTTTGTAAAATGGTTAACAGGCCACATATCAAACAATCGTCCTATTATGGTCGAATGGTCAGACTGGGACGGGCATTGGCAAGCAATTATCGGTTACGATAATAATGGTACACCAGGTATTGGTGATGATATGTTAATCTTTGCTGATCCTTATGATACTTCAGATCAATGGCAAGATGGCTATTATTTCTATCCATTAGAGCGCTGGTTTGCACAATGGAATGACCGCAACATTGCACCAAAACCATTCCAATTACAACCATATATCGTTGTTGATAAAAAGAAATAA